The following is a genomic window from Synechococcus sp. JA-2-3B'a(2-13).
GGCGGCTCTTACTTCATGGGTTTACACGGCTTCCCTCTGGCTTGTTGGGAGAGGAGCTGGGGGCGAGAGGGCAGATGTTTTTGGAGGGAGCCGCGCTGTCCCTGGGGATCTTCACAAGATTTCCTGGTGGGCGGTAGCGGATGGTGTTAAGGTGGGGCATGAGGTCTTCACTGGAAACGATGGATTTCAAGCTGCGCATCCGTACTGCTGAGACTCCGCAAGGGCAAAAACTGGCAATTGTGCCCCTGGAAGGTCGTTTTGACGCCAAGGCCGCCTCAGAAGTTCGGCAATTGCTCCAGCAGGTTTTAGATTTCGGTTACACCAATATGTTGATCGATATGTCGTCGGTCACTTTTATGGACAGCTCTGGGCTGGGGGTGTTGATCTCTGCTTTGCGCAAGTGCCGTGCTGCTGGGGGCAACCTCAGCCTCTGTTGCGTGCCGGAAAATGTGGCCCTCGTCCTCAACCTCACCTCTATGGAAAAGGTATTGACCTGCTTTAGCGACCTGGAGACCGGCATTGCCAACTTTTCCAGCGCTCCCACTGCTCGTTAGGCCGACATTAGGCCTTACTTTTGGGGATCCCCCGATGCTCTTTTCAGCCCATCAGCGAATTCTGGTGATCCCTCTAGCAATTTTCTCAACAATCTTCAGCCATGCCCCAGACCGGCCTCGATACCTTTCAGCTTCTCTACCAGCACCACCGTGGCCCCAGCTTCTGCGAGCGCATGCTGGCAACAGCTCCTGGGCGCTTTAACGAGGCGTTTTGGCAGTTCTGGCAGATGCACATCGAGCCCTGTCTGCCTCCTGCACCGCGCTTGTTGGATCTGGGAACCGGGCCGGGGTTTGCTCTGGGTCAGTGGGCGCAACGCTATCCCGGAGGACACTTCATCGGGGTGGATGTGATGCCCTACATGTTGGAGCGAGCGGCGGCAGATTTGAAGGGGATCCCTGGAATCCAGCTGCTGCAGGCCGACCTGCACGACCCTCACTTGCCGCTTGCGGCCAACAGCATCGATGCAGCTCAGGCAGTGGTGGTGTTGCACGAGATGGTGCAGCCCTTGCGCTTGTTGCAGGAGGTGTTGCGTCTGCTCAAGCCGGGGGGGCGATTTTTGCTGGTGGATTGGGTGCGCGCCCCGCTCAGCCTCTACTTCGATGCCGATACAGAGGCCCAACTCTTCCAGTCGGACACGCCTTTGGAAACGCTGCTGGATCAGTTTACCCACTTCTACGAGCACAATCGCTTCAGCGCCGAAGACCTGGCGTGGTTGTTGGAGAGGGTGGGTTTTGCGGTGGTGGCTCAGCAGCTCTACAACCAAAATCGCTTTGTGCGACTTGCAGCCGAAAAGCCTATCTCCTGAATGTCCAACTGCCCATAACGAGATGTTTTGGACTACGGAGTGCAGAATAGACCAATAAACAGAACAGTGTCCAAATCAATTCAGATTACTCTCGCTGTTTTCGTTCATGGCTGCAGGGATCCAATGGGCAGGCTGCGCCTGGGCAAACACCTGCACTTCAGTGCTCATTTTGCGCAGTTGGCGGGCCAACTTGATCGCCTTGTCACGGGGAAGGGGCGGGCTCACCACCGCCGGCAGACAGCCCAATAGGGGTTTCAGGGCCGTCTTGGGCAGGCGTGCGTAGAACGATAAAGCCGAGAGGATCTCATCTTCAAAATAGGGGTTGCGATACTCTAGGAGGCGCACCTGATACAGCTCTGGGGGAAGAGGCCGTCCTTGGGTTAAGCGAATCAGGGATCCCACCGTTCCCATCACATAGAGTTGATCGCCTTCTTTCAACAGGGTCTTGCCCTCTTTTTGCCAGATCTTGGGAAAAACACAGGGTTTCCCCGGTCGGGAGCGATGCAGCAAGATCACCAGGTCATAGTCCTGGGCCAGTTGGCGCAAGGATAGCCCCAGGTAGTGGCAATCGGCCGAGACCTCCAGCAGCGTCACCAGCAGAGTTTCCCCCTGCCAAGCCAGGGTGCCGTAGACGGATCCCACCAGTGCTGCGGTGGCAAAAGCCCGTGCCCCCAGCCCGGTAGCGCTGTAGCTGATCCCCAGGGTCTGCATGTGGCGCTGCATGCGAGCCGCCAATTCGGGATCGGTAACCCGCAAAATGGTGCGGATCCCCGGCTGCAGGCTGTGGGCCGTCAGGGCCGTCTCCAGGTTGGTGAGATCGTCAGGGGTGGTGCAGATCAGGCAGCGGCTGCCTTGAATGCGAGCCTGCTGCAGCGTGCTTGCCAGGGCATAATCCCCACGAACCACCACCGCTCCCTCCCGTTCCGCTGCCTCCAAGAGAGGGTTCTCGCTATTGGGATCCACCACCACCACCTCGTAGCCCATCTGCCGCAACAACTGCAGCACCAAATAGCTCAGCCGCCCCAACCCTGCGATCACCACATGATCCTCTTTGGGCATACGGGCAGCCCGACCCAAGCCAAAGCGACTGCTCACCAATTTGTCGGTCACCAAGCCGTAAATCAACCCCACCAGGGCAGCCCCCACCAAGGTCATCATCACCGCCAGCACCTTCACCCCCAGCGGTGTTTCCGGCTGTTGAAAAGCCTCAATATCCCCGTAGCCCCCTGTCAGCACCACGATCGTCAGCAAAAGCCCATCGATGAGGGGTTTGCCGATCATCCTGAAGTTGATCACCCCCAGCACCAGCATGGCCCCCAAGGTGAAGGTGAGGGTGCGCACGATGGGCTTGACCTGTAGGAGTCCCTGCACTCCTCTGCGCAGCCAAGACCCAAGGGATCCCCGCCCCAACGACCTGCCTTGCCGTTGTTGTCGCTTGTCCTGCATCTGGCCGCTGGCCCAGCGCTGTGCCCGTGAGGAGCCCCGTCGCCCGTTGCGTTCCAACAGTTGCAGGTAGGCTCTGGGATCGCAAATGACCAAAACGCGATCCCCCTCCAGCAGCTCTGCCTCGTGGTCAAAGTCGTCGAAAACTCGCTGTTTGGAAAAGTCAGAAAGCCCATCCACCGGGTAATGAAACAGCACCCGCGCCCCAAAAGTTTCCTCCAGCTCCGAGAGGGGCATATGCAGCAGGCGGGAGTTGTATCCGATGGTCAGCTCTACCACGTTCCAGAGGGTGGTCTCTCGGTCTGAGACAAAGTAAGCCGGATCTGCCAGCTCTGGCGGAAGCGTGGCCGGCTGGGCTTCCAGCTGGGGCAGCTCAAAGTAGCCAACAAATTCGTCGGAAACGGCCTTAAGGGCAAAAGCCGGGGCAGCCAAAGCCGCCACCGATAGGGAAAAATGCTGCGGCAAAGCCGAGTCGAGATAGCGGGCAAGGCTGTGGTTGAACAGACGGGAGACGACACGCACCTGTGGATTGAGATCTCGAATCAGCAAAGCCAGCTCAAAGTTGGCTTGGTCATCGTCCTCCAGCAGCAGCGCCACCTTGACCCGCTCGATCCCAGCCCGCTGCAACACCCCCGGCTGGCGGGGATCCGCCTGTAGGTATTGCCACTGCTCTTCCAAATGAGGGGGCAGATCGGGAGCAACTACTACAGCGCGATGTCCAAAAGCTTCTAGGGCTTGGAGAGTGAGCTCCACCAAATCGTTGTAGCCGCAGACCAGGATAGAGACACCTGGATCCCTGCTATTCTCTTGCACCTGTGCATGAGGCGATCTCGAAAGGGAGCTCACCATAGCTCTGTCATCTACCCTGCTCCCTTTATACCCGAAGCCTCTTCAGCTTTCGCGAGTGCTGTCAATACCGCTGACCGCAAAGCCCTGGGTAGAGACCCGTTGCTCAACAAGACCGGCTGCGTTGCTGGCCATCTCAGGCGCTGTCGAGGACAAGGGGAAGCCACCCAGTTTCATCCCAAAGGGTGAGAAGTGAGAACAACTCCCAAGAGCTTGACCTGGTACTTGAGATCTCCTATCATTGCCTCAAGGCAAAGTTCTTGAATAAAAGTCTCAATAAGGTTGGCCCAAGATAAGAGCCAACAGAGTGAGGCTTGCGGGGACTGTCTTTGTCCTTTGGGCTTGGCTTTCCGGTGCTTTCTCAGAGAGAGCCTGGCCGGTGGAGCTGTGTCTCTTGAGATGTTTTTGAACTTAGGAGTTGGGTATGCGCTTATCGCGACGGCAATTTGTCAGTGGAGCCACGCTGGGTTCTGCGGCTCTGGCAGCAGGGTCTCTTCTGCGTCCGGCCCATGGCGCCAATCGGGAAGTGAACCTCTACACCTCGCGACACTACAGCACAGACGAGAAATTGTACGAACTTTTCCAGCAGAAAACGGGCATTACCGTGAATTGGGTGCAGGGCAAAGCCGATGAGATCATCGAGCGCATCCGCAGCGAGGGATCCAACAGCCCCGCCGACATCTTCATGACGGTGGATGTTGCCCGGTTGTGGCGGGCTCAGAACGAGGGCTGGTTTCAACCCATCCAGTCGGAGACGCTCTCCAAAAATATTCCCGAGTCTCTGCGGGATCCAGAGGGGTACTGGTTTGGCCTCACCAAGCGGGCGCGGGTGATCATGTACAACAAAGACAAGGTGGATCCCAAGGAGTTGTCCACCTATGAGGACTTGGCAAACCCCAAATGGCGGGGCAAGGTGCTCACCCGCTCCTCCAGCAACGTTTACAGCCAATCCTTGACGGCTTCGATCATCTTGGCCCACGGGATCCCGGAAACGGAGCAATGGGCCCGAGGCTTGGTGGCCAACTTTGCCCGTCCGCCGGAAGGGGGAGACATAGATCAGATCAAGGCCGTGGCCGCCGGGGTGGGAGACGTGGCTTTGGCCAACACCTACTATTTGCCGCGTTTGATCAAATCCGACAATCCAGAAGAGCGCGCCGTAGCCGAGAAAATCGGCGTCTTCTTCCCCAACCAGCAGGATCGTGGCACCCACGTCAACATCAGCGGGGCCGGCATTCTGAAAACAGCTCCCAACAAAGAAGCGGCCATCCAATTTTTGGAGTTTCTCTCCGGGCCAGAGGCGCAGGCCATTTTTGCCCAGAGCAACAATGAGTACCCGGTACTGCCTGGGGCTGAGATCGACTCGTTGGTGGCCAGCTTTGGCACCTTTAAGGAAGATACGATCAACGCTGCCAGCATTGGCCGCGTCACCCCTGATGCCCTAAAGGTAATGGATCGGGCCGGTTGGAAGTAGATCAGGCCTCCAGGACAGGCCCTGAGTGCAGCCTTTCATTGCTTGACGCCGTGAACGTTAAGCAGCTTGACGGTTCTTGGCCAAGCGTCGATACTCTAGGACGGCGTTGCTTCCGTTCGAGGCCGCTCAGGCGTCCTGTCTTTCTTTTTCAAAAGCTTCTGGAGGTTTGCCAAATGAAACAACTGCGAACAGCAGGCTTGTTCTTGCTCCTGCTTTCTTTAGCTTCTTTCTACACCAATAGCCCGGCAAAGGCAATTGAAAACCTTCCCGAAAAGGCTCCTGTTCCAAAGCGGGATCTGCTTTTGAACACAGAAAACAAAGAAGAAGTATTTGACATTATGTCGATCCCCAATTATCCCCACGACAAGCCCGAGGGGTTGGCCATTCTCAACTCAACTACCCTAGCGATAGTTAACGACGACGACTTTGGCATCGTCTCGGAAAAGGGCGCGGTTCAAGAAAAAACTATGCCTTACCTTGGTAACAAGCAAGACGAGAACATCGTTTATTTCGTTAAGCTGCCCAAGAGCTTGTTTTGAGAGAAAACTTGGTTGGGGATCCCTGGAGGATCCCCTTTTCTTCCCCAGGAGTTGCTCAAGAGGTAGCTCCCGCCTGTTGAGATGGACAAAGAGATGAGGTTGAAGTTGTTGAGCAAATCTCTGCCGGGAAGTGGCTTCTTTCCTCTGAACGGCTGGGCGCTTCTGACTCTGACCCTCAGCGGTCTCATTCTCGTTCCTGTCCTTACGGTGTTGCTCAGCCTTTTTGCGGACGAGCGGCAGGTTTGGGAGCACCTGGCCGATACGGTCTTGGGGCTTTATGTGCGCAATAGCCTGGTGATGATGGCAGGGGTGGCGGCGGGGGTCATCCTGGTGGGCAGTGGCACTGCCTGGCTGGTGACCATGTGTCAGTTTTGGGGGCGGGCCTGGCTGGAGTGGATGTTGGTGCTGCCCCTGGCGGCCCCCACCTATGTGTTGGCCTACGCCTACACCGATTTTTTGCAGGTAACCGGCGGTTTCCAGATCTGGCTGCGGCGGGTAACAGGTTGGGGGATCGGCGACTACTGGTTCCCTAACATTCGCTCGTTGTGGGGGGCGATCCTGCTGCTGATCCTCACCCTCTATCCCTATGTTTACCTCTCGGCCCGGCTGGCCTTTCAGGAGCAATCGGTGGCCTGCTTAGAGGTAAGCCGCTCCTTGGGCTACGGGCCTTGGGCCAGCTTTTTCAAGGTGGCTTTGCCGCTGGCCCGACCGGGGATCGTGGCCGGCTGTCTGCTGGCCTTGATGGAAACCCTCAACGATTTCGGCACCGTCAGCTATTTCGGGGTAGATACCTTTACAACCGGCATCTACCGCACCTGGACGGCCCTGGGCAATCTGGTGGCGGCGGCTCAGCTTTCGGCGCTGCTGTTGCTGCTGGTGTTGCTGCTGATAACGATGGAGCAGGTCTCCCGCCGGCGGGCGCGCTACTATCGCCAAGGGTTCAAACCCACCCCAACCCGTTACCGCCTACAAGGGATCCGGGCGGTGGGGGCTTGGCTAGCCTGTGGGATCCCGATTGGGCTGGGCTTCGTCGTGCCGGCCTTGATTCTGCTCAATATGACCCTGCGCCAGGGGGAGCTGGGTCGCCGCTTTTGGAGCTACGCCCAGAACAGCTTTCTGCTATCGACCATCACGGCTGTCATTGCCGTTTCCGTGTCGGTGGTGGTGCTGTACGGGCTGCGCATGCAGGGGCTAGGACGGGCGGGATCCCCGTGGGGCCTGCGGCTGGCAGTGCAGTTGTCTTCTCTGGGCTATGCGCTGCCTGGGGTGGTGATTGCAGTGGGGGTTCTGATTCCCCTAGGGTGGTTGGATCAACTGCTGAGCTACCTGCGGCAGGTGGTGCTGCAACAGCCACCTGGCCTGGTGATCAGTGGCACCCTCACGGCTTTGGTGTTCGGCTACCTGGTGCGGTTTTTGGCCGTTTCTTTGGCCACCGTTGAGGCCACGCTGCTGCGCATTCCCCCCAGTTTGGATGAGGCAGCCCGCAGCCTGGGACAGGGATCCCTGGGTACCCTCTGGCGGGTGCATTTGCCCTTGATGAGCGGTGGCCTCTTGGGGGCCATGCTGCTGGTATTTGTGGATGTGATGAAGGAGCTGCCGGCCACGATGGTGCTGCGGCCCTTCAACTTCGACACCTTGGCGGTGCAAACCTACCGCTTGGCAGCCGATGAGCGTCTCGCGGAGGCAGGGGCACCGGCTTTGGCCATTGTCTTAGTGGGGATTTTGCCGGTGGTTCTGCTCAACTCCCAGATGGCGCGGCAACGCAACCTCGGCTCCTCAGGGGATCTCCTTTGAGAACCCTACAAGGCCTCCGCTCCGGCCACCACCTCCAGGATCTCCTGGGTAATAGCCGCCTGGCGAGCTTTGTTGTAGGCAAGACCCAGCGTGCGAATGAGCTCGCTGGCATTGTCGCTGGCGTTGTTCATGGCCGTCATGCGAGCTGCCAATTCGCTGGCCGCCGCCTCCTGCAAGGCCCGTAGCAACTGGTTGTTCAGGTACAGCGGCAGCAGTGCATCCAAAATCTGCACGGGATCCTGCTCAAAGATCATGTCCTGAGGTGGGGCCGAGACCGCTGCGATGACTTTGCTGCGCTCGACAGTAAACTCTCCGCCCCGCACCAAAAGACGAAAAATTTCATCGTCTTGAGTGGCCAACCGCGACGGATCGAGGGGCAACAGGGATTGCACCACCGGACGGGAGCTGATCAAAGAGACAAAGCGGGTGTAGAGCAGCTCTACCTTGTCCACCTTCTCCGACAAGAAGGCCGCCAGGAGCTGATCCCCAATCTGGGCAGCCTCAGCCGCCGTGGGGATCTGCGACAAATTCACGTAGGTCTTGGCGATGGGAGCGGAGCGCCGCTGGAAATACTGCACCGCCTTGCGGCCCACCAGGTAAAGCTGCACCTGCTGCCCTGTCTCCTGCAGCTCGCGAACCCGCTCCTCGGTGCGCTTAATCACGTTGGCGTTGTAGGCTCCGCATAAGCCCCGATCCCCGGCCACCACCAACAGCCCCACCGTCTGGATGGGCCGCTGCTTCAGCAGAGGCAAGTTGACATCCTCCAGTCGCAGCCGCGTCTGCAGCCGATAGAAAACCTGGGCCAGTCGGTCGGCAAAGGGACGGGTGGCCATCACTTGCTCTTGGGCGCGCCGCACCCGAGCTGCTGCCACCAGCCGCATGGCCTCGGTAATTTTGCGGGTGTTTTTCACCGCCTTGATGCGATCGCGGATGCGCTTGAGGTTTGCCATAACCTACTCCCTCTATTTTGGTGGTCGACAGGGATCCGGGCCAGGAGAGATCCGCGTCACCCTAGGCCGCCTTGGCCACGAAGCTCTGCTTGAACTCTGTGATGGCCGTTTTCAAGATTTCTTCTGCCTCGTCGGTGAGCTGCTTGGTGGAGAGGACGATCTCGCCGTACTTGGGATGGGTGGTGCCCAGGTAAGCCAAAAGGCCCTGTTTGAAGCTGGAGACCTTCTCCACCGGAATGTCATCCAAATAGCCTCGCGTCCCCGCATAGATAATGGCCACCTGCTGATCCAGAGACAGGGGAGAGTACTGTGGCTGCTTCAGCAACTCCTGCAGCCGTTGGCCGCGGGCCAGTTGCTTTTGGGTAGCCTCATCCAGGTCAGAGGCAAATTGGGCAAAGGCCTCCAGATCGCGGTATTGCGCCAGTTCCACCTTGATGGAGCCAGCCACCTTTTTCATCGCCTTGGTCTGAGCTGCCGAGCCGACGCGGCTGACGGAAATCCCGACGTTGATGGCCGGGCGGATGCCAGCGTTGAACAGATCCGATTCCAAGAAGATCTGCCCATCGGTGATGGAGATAACATTGGTGGGAATGTAGGCCGACACGTCATTGGCCTGGGTTTCCACGATCGGCAGCGCCGTCATGGATCCCTCTCCCAGTTGGCTGCTCAGCTTGGCGGCTCGCTCCAATAGCCGCGAGTGCAGGTAGAACACATCCCCAGGATAAGCTTCCCGACCGGGTGGACGGCGCAGCAGCAGCGACATTTGCCGATAAGCCACCGCCTGCTTGGAGAGGTCGTCATAGACCACCAGGGTGTGTTTGCCCTGGTACATGAAGTATTCAGCAATGGTGGCGCCACAGTAGGGGGCCAGCCACTGCAACGGGGCCGGGCTATCGGCGCCGGCAGCCACCACAATGCTGTAGTCCATAGCCCCTCGCTCGGTCAGGATGCCCACCACCTGGGCGATGGTGCTCTGCTTCTGACCAATGGCCACGTAAATGCAGATCACATCCTGCCCTTTTTGGTTCAGGATCGTGTCCACCGCAACGGTGGTCTTGCCGGTTTGGCGGTCGCCGATGATCAGTTCCCGCTGCCCCCGCCCGATGGGGATCAGGGCATCGATGGCGGTAATGCCGGTTTGCAGGGGCTCGTACACAGAGCGGCGATCGACAATGCCAGGTGCCGGAGATTCGATCAGGCGAGACTCCGTACACTGGATCGGGCCTTTGCCGTCGAGGGGGTTGCACAGGGGATCCACCACGCGGCCCAAGAGGGCTTCCCCCACGGGGATGCTGGCGATTTTGCCCGTAGATTTGACGGTGGATCCCTCCTGGATATTTCGCCCGGAGCCGATCAGCACGGCACCGATGTTGTCTTCTTCCAGGTTGAGGGCAATACCGGTGGTGCCATCCTCAAATTCCAGCAGCTCGCTGGCCATCACCTTATCCAAACCGTAGATGCGGGCAATGCCATCCCCCACCTGCAGAACTGTCCCCACGTTGGAGACCTGCATTTCCTGGTTGTACTGCTCGATCTGCTGTTTGATGATGGTGCTAATCTCGTCTGGGCGAATGGTAGGCATAGCAGTCCTCTCAAGGTAACGGGAAGGGATCCTCAAAAAACAACTTAGGCCAACTGCAAGGCCAGCCGGCGCAACTGTCCACGCAAGCTGAGGTCGATCACCTGGGATCCAATCTTGATGACCACCCCTCCCAGCAGCTCCGGATCCTGAGTGGCTTGCAACTCCACACCGCTGGCCTGGGTGAAGTCCATCACCCGCTCGCGAATTGACTGCTGCTGAGCTTCCGTCAAGGGTATCGCCGTCGTCACCTCGGCCAGGACGATGTTCTGGAGCTTCCGCTGCAGATCCAAAAAGCGCCGGCAAACAGTCCCGAGAAACATGATACGGCGGCGGTCGGTCAACAACTTCAGCGCATTCAGCAGCAGAGGGTGGATCTGATCGGCAAATACTTGCTGCAGCAGGTTCTTTTTGGCCTCGGCCTTGATCACCGGGTTGGCGAGAAACTGGCCCAGCTCCGGCGTAGCCCGCAAAACCTCGGCAATAAAGCGCATATCGGCGGCAAAAGTGTCCAGCAATCCCTGGCCTGACCCAAGAGCAATGAGAGCCTCGGCATAGGGATCCACCACCTTCTCAGCCATTGTGCTGCTGATCATACCTTTCTCCTCCTTGAGAGTTAGCGGGCAATCATTTGGATCCCTTTCTCGATCAGGCTGCGGTGAACCTCTTCGTTGAGGTGCTGCGGCAACTCCTGCTCCACCTTGCTCAGGGCTTGGCGAACGATCTGCCGACGCAACTCCTGAAAAACCCGCTCCTGCTCGCTGGACAACTCTTTCTCAGCATTGGCCCGCAGCCGCTCCACTTCCCGCTCCGCCTGCTCCAACAACTCTTGCCGACGGGCTTCGGCGTTGGCTTCCGCCTGCTTGCGGATACGTTCAGCCTCCTGCTGAGCCTGGGCCAGCTTTTGCTGCTCCTCCGCCAGCCTCTCGATGGCTTCCCGCTTGCGCTGCTCCGCTTGCCGCAGTTCTTCTAGGATCCCCTCCCGCCGCTTGGCCAGGGCTTCTCCCACCACTTTGCGACCCAAGATAAACAGCAAGGTGAGAATGATCGCGATGTTGATCAGGTTGCTCTCGAGAATCTTGGCCAAGAGATCCCCCTCTCCTGCCTTGGCTTCTGGGAGTAGCTCCGTGGTCTCGGCCACAGCCAAGATCCAACCGGCCACCCAACTCCACACAGGCATCGCAAGCTCCTCCAAAAGTACTTCCAACCAGCGATCTAACGAGCACTGCCCAACAGTTTCTGGGTAATCTGGGCGGCAATGGCATCCACCTGCTGCTGCAGCTGTTCGAGGGCTGCCTGCTTCTCTTGCTCGACCTGTAGCCGCGCCGCCTCCAGCTTCTGCTGGATCTCTGCCTGCACGGCAGCCAGTTTCTCGGAACGAATGCGAGCAGCTGCAGCCTCTGCCTCAGCGATCACCTGCTGGGCTTGCAAGCGGGCCTGGCTGATCTCAGACTCATACTGTCGGGTCAACGACACCGCCTTGTCCAACCGCTCTTGGGCTTCCGCTTGAGTGGTGCGGATGTAGTCGTTGCGGCTGTCGATAGCCCGCGTAACCGGCTCATAGAAGAGGGAGTTGAGCACTGCCACCAACAGCAAAAACTGAATGGCAATCAGGGGCAGGGTGGCATCCAGATCGAAAAGACCACCTTTTTCAGCCGCTTCAACAGCCAACAAGGTTGGAAAGAACATGACGTTGCAACCCCAACAGGAACTGAGTCTGAGATGGAGCTGGGTGAGGGGGCGGGCGGATGGGTAAATCAATGCAGTCCGCCCCCAATGAGAGTTAAGCAAAGGGGTTGGCGAACAAAAGCACCAGCGCCACCACCAAGCCGTAGATGGTCAAAGCTTCCATGAAAGCCAAGCTGACCAGCAAGTTGCCGCGGATCTTATCTTCCGCTTCGGGCTGACGGGCCAGCCCCTCCATGGCGGCAGCGGCAGCATTCCCCTGACCCAGACCGGGACCCAGGGATCCCAGGCCAATGGCCAGAGCAGCAGACAAAACAGAAGCAGCAGAGGTTAACGGATCCATAATGAGATGCTCCTTGTCATTCACAAACCATCGATACAAAAGCAACAGCGCTTTTCAGCCTTGGGATGATCCGGGCTCAGTAAATCGACCTCGCTCACCCCTTTGTCGGCGGCCTTCAGCATAACTTGTCGGCCCCAACAAACCTTACCAGAGAAGGGATCCCTTGCGCTGACCCCCTTGAGATGATTTTCCCGAAAAGGGCCAAGGTGGATCGACCGAACAGCGGCCTCAATCACGGTGATCCCCTCCTCCATGACCTTCCAGCGCCTCTCCAATGTAAGCTGCCGAGAGGGTTGAGAAGATCAAAGCCTGAATTGCCCCCGTAAACAGGAACAGAACCATCACCGGCACGGGGATAAACAAGGGCACCAGCAACACCAACACCGCAATCACCAGCTCTTCTGCCAGGATGTTGCCGAATAGACGGAAACTCAGGGAAAGGGGCTTGGTGAAATCTTCTAAAACGTTGATGGGCAGCAGAATCGGGGTAGGCTCGATGTACTTTTTGAAGTAAGACAGCCCCCGCTTGCTGATGCCGGCCACGAAATACATGATGCTGGTGAGCAGCGCCAACCCGGCAGTGGTGTTGATGTCGTTGGTGGGGGAGGCCAACTCCCCTTCCGGCAGAGGAATCAGCTTCCACGGGAAGAGGTTGCCCATCCAGTTGGAGACAAAGATAAACAGGAACAAGGTGCCGACATAGGGTACCCAGGGCCGGAAGTTTTTCTCGCCAATCTGGGCTCGGGCAATGCTTTGCACAAATTCCAGGGCATACTCGACAAAGTTTTGCAGGCCAGCCGGCTCCCGCTGCAGTTGACGGGTGCCCAAAATGACCACCGTCAAGATCAGGGCAATGGCGATCCAGCTGGCGATCAAAACCTGCCCGTGAACCGTGAATTTGCCCAGGTGCCAGTAAAGGTGATGGCCGACCTCGAGTTCTGCCAAAAGAGGAGGAGAGGAGAAGGACAGGTTCATGGGCATCACACAGAAGAAGATGAACGGGTCAAGGTCTGGACAAGATGAATGAGCAGGGTGACCTTGTAGGTCATGAACCCCAGGAAAATGGGCAATATCTGTAAAGACTTCACCTGAGTGGCTAAAACGATCAGCCCGACAAACAGAGCCAAACGCGTCACCCCCAAACGGTTGCGGCTTTTGCCCAGCTCCGCTACGCCGCGGCCCAGCATGCGCAGATAAACCACGCCAACAACCGCCCCCAGCAAGTAGTTGGCAGCTACCCCCAGAGAGTAAACCAGGGCCACTCCCACGGCAATGGCCAGACTTACCCCCAAGGTAACCAGCACCAGCCACAGCTGCAGCGCTTCATAGCTCCCGCTGCCAGCAACTGCTGCCCCCCTAGCTCCACCCTTCACCTTCCTCGCCAAATCGGGCTTCCCCAGGGCAAGGGGTGGCTCTGACGCAACTGGATCCCCTGTCTCTTCCTCCCGCTTCGGAGAAGGAGGTGCATTCTCCAAGGGAGGCAGTGGTCTGGGCTTCCACTGGGTCGCCTTCCAACGGGTAGAACTGTGAGAGAGGAGTCTGGAAGAACGGGCCATGGTTTTGAGGTCATGCCTCTCAAGGTTTGACCTTAACCCAAGATAACACGATTAAGTAACAATACTTAATGAGATTAAGTTGGGCCAAGGTCTGAAGGAGACTCCGCTGGTCGCTCAGACAGGCAGCTGGCCTTCCGAACGACAGGGATACTGATACATTTACGCTGAACACTGCTGAACATCACTGTTCAACTATGCAGCGATAGCAT
Proteins encoded in this region:
- a CDS encoding F0F1 ATP synthase subunit B', with protein sequence MFFPTLLAVEAAEKGGLFDLDATLPLIAIQFLLLVAVLNSLFYEPVTRAIDSRNDYIRTTQAEAQERLDKAVSLTRQYESEISQARLQAQQVIAEAEAAAARIRSEKLAAVQAEIQQKLEAARLQVEQEKQAALEQLQQQVDAIAAQITQKLLGSAR
- the atpH gene encoding ATP synthase F1 subunit delta; protein product: MISSTMAEKVVDPYAEALIALGSGQGLLDTFAADMRFIAEVLRATPELGQFLANPVIKAEAKKNLLQQVFADQIHPLLLNALKLLTDRRRIMFLGTVCRRFLDLQRKLQNIVLAEVTTAIPLTEAQQQSIRERVMDFTQASGVELQATQDPELLGGVVIKIGSQVIDLSLRGQLRRLALQLA
- the atpB gene encoding F0F1 ATP synthase subunit A, with amino-acid sequence MNLSFSSPPLLAELEVGHHLYWHLGKFTVHGQVLIASWIAIALILTVVILGTRQLQREPAGLQNFVEYALEFVQSIARAQIGEKNFRPWVPYVGTLFLFIFVSNWMGNLFPWKLIPLPEGELASPTNDINTTAGLALLTSIMYFVAGISKRGLSYFKKYIEPTPILLPINVLEDFTKPLSLSFRLFGNILAEELVIAVLVLLVPLFIPVPVMVLFLFTGAIQALIFSTLSAAYIGEALEGHGGGDHRD
- a CDS encoding F0F1 ATP synthase subunit B, producing the protein MPVWSWVAGWILAVAETTELLPEAKAGEGDLLAKILESNLINIAIILTLLFILGRKVVGEALAKRREGILEELRQAEQRKREAIERLAEEQQKLAQAQQEAERIRKQAEANAEARRQELLEQAEREVERLRANAEKELSSEQERVFQELRRQIVRQALSKVEQELPQHLNEEVHRSLIEKGIQMIAR
- a CDS encoding F0F1 ATP synthase subunit gamma, which codes for MANLKRIRDRIKAVKNTRKITEAMRLVAAARVRRAQEQVMATRPFADRLAQVFYRLQTRLRLEDVNLPLLKQRPIQTVGLLVVAGDRGLCGAYNANVIKRTEERVRELQETGQQVQLYLVGRKAVQYFQRRSAPIAKTYVNLSQIPTAAEAAQIGDQLLAAFLSEKVDKVELLYTRFVSLISSRPVVQSLLPLDPSRLATQDDEIFRLLVRGGEFTVERSKVIAAVSAPPQDMIFEQDPVQILDALLPLYLNNQLLRALQEAAASELAARMTAMNNASDNASELIRTLGLAYNKARQAAITQEILEVVAGAEAL
- the atpA gene encoding F0F1 ATP synthase subunit alpha, whose protein sequence is MPTIRPDEISTIIKQQIEQYNQEMQVSNVGTVLQVGDGIARIYGLDKVMASELLEFEDGTTGIALNLEEDNIGAVLIGSGRNIQEGSTVKSTGKIASIPVGEALLGRVVDPLCNPLDGKGPIQCTESRLIESPAPGIVDRRSVYEPLQTGITAIDALIPIGRGQRELIIGDRQTGKTTVAVDTILNQKGQDVICIYVAIGQKQSTIAQVVGILTERGAMDYSIVVAAGADSPAPLQWLAPYCGATIAEYFMYQGKHTLVVYDDLSKQAVAYRQMSLLLRRPPGREAYPGDVFYLHSRLLERAAKLSSQLGEGSMTALPIVETQANDVSAYIPTNVISITDGQIFLESDLFNAGIRPAINVGISVSRVGSAAQTKAMKKVAGSIKVELAQYRDLEAFAQFASDLDEATQKQLARGQRLQELLKQPQYSPLSLDQQVAIIYAGTRGYLDDIPVEKVSSFKQGLLAYLGTTHPKYGEIVLSTKQLTDEAEEILKTAITEFKQSFVAKAA
- the atpE gene encoding ATP synthase F0 subunit C; the encoded protein is MDPLTSAASVLSAALAIGLGSLGPGLGQGNAAAAAMEGLARQPEAEDKIRGNLLVSLAFMEALTIYGLVVALVLLFANPFA